The Malus sylvestris chromosome 14, drMalSylv7.2, whole genome shotgun sequence genome segment GGGCCTTGGGAACTTGAAATTTCTTGAAGCTTCGTAGATCCGTTCGCTGCTTGTTGTAGGTTAAGAGAAAGCACAACAGGGAAAAGTACCCGTGGACTCGTAGGAATTGGCTTGTTTTAAACAGGCCGAGTTAGGTCCGATTCCaactcttattttattttacccGGCTCGGTCCTTCCCGTTTCATTTTCCAACAGGTCCAGTccggttttttcaattttgggcCAGGCCCGGCTAGTGCCCACCTCTATATATGACattgaaatgaaataataaataaatgtatgagattgaaatgttttaaaatattgtaTAAAGTGCCGTTGAACAcaaatctctactaattaataaaacattcaTTGTCAATcaaaatcctatgaaattaccagtttaaccctctaattaaacaaacataaataaGAACTATAGGGCATAAATGtcatttcacacaaccaaattttgctgtttttttttccaaagcctcacctacatataattttaacatatctctaattaaaaaaaaaaaaaaacttctcactctcacattctctatcactctcttcctctctctttctattttgaaaacaaaaaaaaaatattttctcataCACtttgtgtgcccatatgctagtataaAGAAGTAGAATGCACTCTACCTTatctttttacttatttaataTATCTATATCCTAGATTTTTTTTgtcgttaattttttttttttttttttgagaggaAACACACTTCATTGAACAAGACAGGATCAACAAAGCAGCAGCATCAGGTGACCTACAACATCAGTTTTAACTACCTATATTATAAATATCATTTGCTTTTGATATACTCTTCAAAATTAATTGTATTGAGTTAACCTTTCTGTGCCGCctttcacaaaaaacaaaacaaaccttTCTGTACCGCTTTTTTACCCGATAAGTAATGAACTTCCCTTTTTACCCCTCAAGACCAAAAACAGAAACGGCTGCCGCCGGCTCGGACAACCCGATTACTCCCCCTCGACTGATatgacttctctctctctctctctctctctctctctctctcccctctatctcagtttctctctctatcttccaGGGCCGAAAGCACTTAAAGGAAAAATGAATCCCAGTTTATACTGAACCTGCCGCTTAATTACCCGTTGCCGAAGTATTTCTCTCTCCACTAATGCCTTGTCCTAGGAGGATAGAGAGAGAAACCGATCCGGAGggcagaaagagagagaaggagggaGAAAAATTCCAGATCTGGGGATGTGGAGTGTGTTGCCGGAATCGGAGCTGACGCGGCCAAACCCCTCCCCCCGCCCTCCTGACCGCCACCCAATGCAGACAACAGAGCGAGAGCCAACAGAACGAGAGcccccttcctctctctctttcgtTGGCGGAGGACATGAACGACAGCGTCGCAGGAAGGGAGGTGCCGCGGGGGAGGTGGGCACCGGCCGACGGTGAACTTCTTCGCAAAGGTTTTTCTTGTACGTGCTCTATATATTGGAATGCGTAATTTACGATGACAGGAATTTACACGTGTCATCATTTAAAAGGAAGGATAGTGGGCCCGAAGATCTGTCCCCTGCTTTTGCAACACCGTGAAAGCGTGCATATTGTCTACATTGCCCCGACGGACAAAAATTCGAAACCACGAAAGAGGACATAACAGGGTTTTGGGTTCAACTCTCATTACTTTTCCATTTCCACCCTTTTTCGTTTTTTTGGCGGGCGTGTTCGGTGTTCCATCACACTCGATCGTTAACTGCCGTTTTTGGCTGATTAGTCCAAGTGAAAAAGGTATATATTTATCGCTTCAAATTTTTCTACTTATAGAAATTAAGATTGAGCAAATCACAGATCGAAGATCGAGGTGATGAATTCTATGTTTTGATTTACTTGGGATACTGAAAGATCGATGTTCTTATaggatatgtgattgaatgatATGCTGTATATTCTGCagtgattttgttttttttgggaaGCTAAAGCTTACACTTATGCTGTTTCTTTATGATTTGtaataaaaattcaaacttttaaaCCATAGATGAGGTTCTGTTGAAATTCGGACAGATCTTGACTTTGGTTCGCAGCTGTAGGCTACCCGGAAAACCGTCCTGGCTCCGACTTTGGCCACCTGGAAAAGCATCCTAACTGGCTTTATGATAAAGCCGCATCCTGACTGCCCTTATCTACAGGCCACGTAGTTCTGAGTCATCTCATCGGTTAAGTCGCTAATTGGAGATTACGTAACTGTGAAGGCACATGTTATGTCACCGAATAGAAAAAAACATGAATCAATCATATCCAACACTACCTTTGGTGTTTGGTTTGCaagaaaattacaaattttCAAGGAGATTTTGTAAGCTTCCTTTATCTGGAATTCCATATGATCAGTCtgtatgtgtgtgagtgtgttcTTGCAGTTTGGATTcaagggtttttgttttttggggttTTGTGGTGGGTTCTGCATTGTGAGGTGACGGGAAGGGTACTTCGTCTGAAATTGGAGTGTGTGTATACGTGACTTCTTGTTTGGATACAAGGTTTTCCTTTTCTTGGTTTTGTGGTGCGTTCTGCATTGTGAAGTGACAGGAAGAGTTTTCTAAAATTGGGGAATTTCTGTGAACATGTAAAGttaattgggggggggggggggcattTCAAGGCCACCGATACGGGGGCAAAATTCATTTCGTTCACAGGCTGGTTGACAGAGTAATCCTATACATGATCTTAGGATTATGGTACTTGGTTGTCTACTATGTTGCTAATTGGAGATTACTTAACTGAGAAGGACATGTCTGTCATTGAATAGAATCTGCAATTCAATATCCTTAGGAATCTGtcaattttttgaaaattttgggaTCCAATCTTGAACATGTTTTAGCCTAAAATTAGTCAAATGTTCGTCAAtgcttgtgtttgtgtgtattgcagcttttgattcaagtttttcatctttctgggttttgattTGTGGTAGGTTCCTCCTGCATTGTGATTGCTGGTCTAGAATTGGAGAATTTCTGTTGAGAGTTGAGGTAATGGGTGGATGCATTTCAACAATGCAGGGGAGGGCGAAGTCGTCTCAATCAAGGCCTTCTTCAAAGAGTGGATATCCTCAAGCCCATTTGCCAGCTTCTGAAGAAACTCAGAGCTATTACAATTCCCTGATTGAGGTAAGACTGGCACTGTCATGCAGTATTTTCTGCAAGCTTTCCTTTGTCGTTGAGATTTCCTTACCTACCACAAATGTTCAGTTTTTCTGACTCAAATGTGTTTATTTTTCTGATTGCAGGTGACTCGGGCTCTTGAACATGCTGGTCTCGAGTCTTCCAATCTTATTGTGGGTATAGATTTCACAAAGAGCAATGAGTGGACAGGTTAAGCCTTCAATCTCTTGAAATATATGTACTATGCTGTGTGTTGCAGCAGTGAAACATGCTGAAATTTGTTCTGTAAATAGGTGGAAGGTCATTTAACACAAGAAGCTTGCACCACATTGGGGATTGTGGTCCAAATCCCTATGAACAGGCGATATCCACTATTGGAAAAATCTTGGCTGATTTCGATGAGGATAACTTAATTCCATGTTTTGGCTTTGGAGATGGTAATTATTAAATGATTACTTACCTTTTGTTTCTCAATGATTTTATTCTTTGGAACATCGGGTTGAGAAACACTGTTTTTCTAACTTTCAGAGACAACCCATGATGAAGATGTCTTCAGTTTTTATCCGGATGACAGACTTTGCAACGGATTTGAGGAAGTATTGACAACCTACAGGAAAATTGTTCCTTTTCTACAACTTGCAGGTTTTACTGTTGCATTGCATCCTAGGTATTTATTCTTCTTATTGTTCAAGAAGTCTTCATATTCTCTAATTAGTCATTCTTCGTAATTCTTATTTCTGGCAGGTCCAACTTCATTTGCACCTATAATTCAAATGGCCATGTCTATCGTTGAGAAGAGTGGTGGCCAATTCCATGTCCTGTTGATAATTACGAGCGGTCAGGTATTTTGCCTAAATATCGTTTTCTTTAGTTGAATATGCAACAAGAGGGCCAGTCATGCTACAAATCAACTTGTTTTTAGCTTCAAAACACATGCTTGCTTTCTGCATTTTATGATTTGTGACTAACTTGAAGTGTTGATAATATGTGACAAAGCTTGGTGTGCAGAAGCAGAAGACAATTGATGCCATTGTTGAAGCAAGGTGAGTAGTAAACTTTGtcttaataataattttttgttcgCCCTGTTAGTGTGTAAATTGTGATCTGATGTGGCAGTTGGTTTCTAGCTCATATTGCTAGGATTGTGTGTATGCTTTCTTATTAAGTCTCATAGGTCTTAAACAAGTGAGTGTATATGTGTCTTTATCTCATAGGATGTAAGATGGATGGCTAGGATTGGTTGGATGTAATTTGAATACTGCCAAGTTTAAATTGTAATTGCAATTAAGAGGAGAGAGACTTTTCCTCTCTCACTCTCGGTGGAATGAAACAGTGAAAACATTTGCAGAGTCATATTCTCTGCACTCttcatctctttctctcactgcatcatcttcttcattgGTGTAAACAGGTTTTATTCCATAATACAGAACGTACATGTGAGTCACAGCTCACAGGGAAGGTTAAAATTCGTTTTaacactaacatggcctcagagccttgTTAGGTCTGATTTATTGGGCGTAGATTTTATGAGGGTTTGTTCTAGCAACATTTCGTTGCAGAGAAAGTTAGTGAGAGTGAGATCTTAATCTAACATGGTTGGATCTGGTGGAGGAGAGCTTCGCGCTCCGATATTCAACATAGAGAACTTCGATTTCTGGCAAATTTGAATGAAAACAATTTTTCGATCTCACGAGATGTGGAGCATTGTTGAGATGGGTTTTCTACCTCCAGCGAAGGAGGAGGGTGAGATAGCAGAGGTGGAGATGAAATTGCATCGTGAAAATTTGGTCAAGGATGCGAGGGCTTTTGGAATCATTCAAGGAGCAGTGTCGGACCAAAATTTTCCACGGATTGCAACTCTAGAAACTGCGAAGGCAGCTTGGGATATTCTGAAGCAAGGGTTCGTAGGAGATAAACAGGTACGATCTGTGAAATTACAAGGTCTTCGTcgtgattttgaatatactcGTATAGGTGAAAGTGAATCTCTAGCTGCATATTTAGCTAGGttgtttgatttgataaatCAGATGAAAAGTATGGTGAAGATCTTAGTAATCAAAGAATTGTGCAAAAGTTGTTGATCAGTTTATCTAAATCATATGATAGTATTGCTTCTGTTATTGAAAATACTAAAGATATTGATGTAATTGATGCACAAGATGTGGTTGCCATCCTGAAAGGGTATGAATTGAGATTAACTAGGCATGAAGAGAATAGCACTGAACGTGCATTTTCTAGCTTAGATATTTCATCTAAGAACAATAAAGTTGGTAATCAGTTTACCAATAATGGTGGATCGAAATCTCAGAAGAATTTCAAGTTCAAAGGGAAGCAGTGGACTAACAGGTTCACTCCGGGTGTCAGGAATGAAGCAAATAACTCTGGAGGTGCTTGTAAATATTGTAATAAACTTCACTATGGAGAATGTTGGTTAAAAGGGAAGATTAAATGTCACAAGTGTGGGAAACTTGGTCATATTGCCAGAGTTTGTAATCTCAACAAGAATGTCCAGCAAGGAAATTTTACAAACAAAGTGGTAGAACAAAAGAACTTTGCAAATAAGATGGGAGAACCTGGAAATCTGTTTATGGTTAAGCAATCAGCTGAAGTGAAGGCTGTGAGTGATGCCTGGTATATAGATAGTGCGTGCAGTAACCATATGACTTCCAGAGAGGAGTTACTTGTGGAAATTGATAGAAGTATTAAGGCAAAAGTGCAAGTTGGCATATGAgttcttgttgatgtgaaaggCAAAGGAACCTTAGTCATTGACACTGATAAAGGGAAAAGGTACATAAGATAAGTTATGTTGGTACCTGGAATTGCAGAGAACCTACTCAGTGTTGGGCAGATGACTGAACATGGGTATTTTCTGGTATTTGGTGATTATAAGGTGGATATTTTTTATGACAGAACTCTGACAAATTTAGTGgttagtgtgaagcaaaagGGGAATATATGCTTTCCATTTGTGTTCAAATCAAACAATCACTTGGTATTGAAAACCAATGTGCATCAGAGTAGTACAATGTGGCATAAACGGTTTGGTCACCTGAATTATAGGAGTCTGTAACAATTGCAGGAGCATGATATGGTTCTTGGGTTACCTGAAATGCATGACAGTGAAGGTGTATGTCAGGGATGTGCATTTGGTAAGAATCATAGAGTGTCATTTCCAAGGGAGTCAGTTTGGAGAGCAAGAATGCCATTGGAACTCATACACTCAGATGTGTGTGGCCCTATGCAAACACCAATCATGAGTGGAAATAGATAATTTTTTACATTCATTGATGATTATTTGAGGATGTGCTGGATATATCTCTTGAGACACAAGTCAGATGTCTTTCATgtattcaagaaattcaaagctatGGTGGAACTTCAAAGTGGCTTTTCTGTGAAGAAATTGAGAATAGATAGAGGAGGAGAATTCATCTAAAATGAGTTTGAACAGTTTTGTGAAGCTTTGGGTTTGGAGAGGCAGCTTACTGTTGCATACTCTCCACAACAGAATGGAGTTGCAGAGAGGAAAAACAGAACTATAGTGGAGATGGCAAAGTGTATGCTTCATGAGAAAGGTCTTCCTTATAGTCTTTGGGGTGAAGTTGTGGTTACATCTGTCTATTTGCTCAACAGATGTCCTACAAAAGCATTGGAAAATGTGACACCTTTTGATAAATTCAGTGGAAGAAAACCTGGAATTTAACACTTGAGAGTGTTTGGCTCATTAGGTTATTATCTTATTCCAGGAAATCTGAGACATAAGTTGGATGAAACAAGTGTCATTGGTATTTTTATTGGATATGGCACTTGTGAAAAGGGGTACAGATTACTTAATCCTGAAACTTAGAAAGTAATCCTTTCAAGAGATgttatttttgatgaaaatggtaAATGGGATTGGGATAAACAGAAGATCAAAGAAGTGTACATTCCATTTGTTGCAAGTGAATCTCCAGAGATGAAAGAAGCTGATGAGGATTCTGATTTCATGGAACAAGTTGTTATTGAAGGTTCTCAGACTCAAATTACAAATTTTCCATTCATTGAGTCAGGAAGTGCTAGTGACTCAATTTCTACACGTCAGGTTGATCATACTCCTCTGAGATATAGAAATTTGAGTGAAATCTATGAAAGATGTCATGTGTGTATTGTTGAACCAGAATCCTATTATGAAGCTGCACAGGATgaagcatggaagaaagccatggAAGATGAAATTAGcatgattgagaaaaataagACTTGGGAATTAGTGAAAAGACCATTTGATAAACCTGTGATTGGTGTGAAATGGGTGTACAAAACTAAATTGAATCTGGATGGATCAGTTTGAAAGAACAAGGCTAGGCTTGTTGCAAAAGGCTATGCACAAAAGTCCGGAATTGATTATAATGAAACATTTGCACCTGTTGCAAGGTTGGATACAATCAGAACATTAATTGCACTGGCAGCAAAGAACAAATGGAAGCTGTTTCAATTGGATGTAAAATCGGCATTCTTGAATGGTGTGCTAGAAgaggaagtgtatatggatcAACCAGATGGGTTTATTGTACAAGGAGAGCAAGATAAGGTCAACAGGTTACATAAAGCACTGTATGGTCTGAAGCAGGCACCAAGGGCCTGGTATGGTGAAATAGACTCATATCTTACACTCTGTGGGTTTAAGAAAAGCACCAGCGAAGCAACTTTGTATACCAAGTGGAGGAAAGATTCAGAAATGATTATAGTAAccatttatgttgatgatataataTACACTGGAAGTTATCAGGAATTGATGGATGTTTTTAAATCTGATATGATGCTCAAATATGAGATGACTGACCTTGGACTCCTACATCACTTTCTTGGTATGGGAGTAATGCAAACTGAGGAATATATTTTCATTCATCAGAGAAAGTATGCTTCCTCTCTACTGAAGAAATTTGGACTTCAAGATTGTAAGTCAGTGAGTACTCCATTGGTTCCAGGTGATAAATTGAGAAAAGAAGATGGAAGTGGGACTGCA includes the following:
- the LOC126600290 gene encoding E3 ubiquitin-protein ligase RGLG1-like isoform X2 → MGGCISTMQGRAKSSQSRPSSKSGYPQAHLPASEETQSYYNSLIEVTRALEHAGLESSNLIVGIDFTKSNEWTGGRSFNTRSLHHIGDCGPNPYEQAISTIGKILADFDEDNLIPCFGFGDETTHDEDVFSFYPDDRLCNGFEEVLTTYRKIVPFLQLAGPTSFAPIIQMAMSIVEKSGGQFHVLLIITSGQLGVQKQKTIDAIVEASKFPLSIILVGVGDGPWDIMKRLGDSTRSRAFDNLHFVNFMDIVTKNVPPSQKKAEFTQATLMKIPSQYNATRNLSMSGGQTFKRAPPAVNSTNENEDCTLCVGNSVNMVLYCGHQICSKCKPKIYHCPWCRIPVGTEDHKLILGI
- the LOC126600290 gene encoding E3 ubiquitin-protein ligase RGLG1-like isoform X1, with the translated sequence MSPNRKKHESIISNTTFGVWFARKLQIFKEILFLLHCDCWSRIGEFLLRVEVMGGCISTMQGRAKSSQSRPSSKSGYPQAHLPASEETQSYYNSLIEVTRALEHAGLESSNLIVGIDFTKSNEWTGGRSFNTRSLHHIGDCGPNPYEQAISTIGKILADFDEDNLIPCFGFGDETTHDEDVFSFYPDDRLCNGFEEVLTTYRKIVPFLQLAGPTSFAPIIQMAMSIVEKSGGQFHVLLIITSGQLGVQKQKTIDAIVEASKFPLSIILVGVGDGPWDIMKRLGDSTRSRAFDNLHFVNFMDIVTKNVPPSQKKAEFTQATLMKIPSQYNATRNLSMSGGQTFKRAPPAVNSTNENEDCTLCVGNSVNMVLYCGHQICSKCKPKIYHCPWCRIPVGTEDHKLILGI